The Aedes aegypti strain LVP_AGWG chromosome 3, AaegL5.0 Primary Assembly, whole genome shotgun sequence genome contains a region encoding:
- the LOC110677776 gene encoding U4/U6.U5 tri-snRNP-associated protein 1-like translates to MNNPVLPILLAIVALSTICNAYRIGPSNAVPPRSLSSSYSNGNLLDSIRNIAGSIRWDQVLQDAFDRFESREPVAPIIVRLPGPIPKGQLREVVRRLEALFNDLWGQSTSEIEDVGPRVNTDALVKGIKEVMEKEKEAKEEVVSDMTNVKSVLKEVDDATKQSELLKEVGDYLNNKTEESSQKMNDREQSVKQPPPLEDEPIEQPVSSTTTEVPDSRSGSNVDEMEPPPNPIAGISAILKEEARKLTEKEPEKSSEEQLKEQVQQLKASLKDLVGVIDQIIESGAVSKSLVDQVDEVIPEALVAADEIASQIGAKT, encoded by the exons ATGAACAACCCAGTTCTACCGATTCTCCTAGCAATTGTGGCTCTTTCCACCATTTGTAACGCATACAGAATTGGTCCGTCCAATGCGGTACCGCCGAGGTCCCTGTCATCGAGTTACTCCAATGGAAATCTACTGGATTCTATCCGGAACATTGCCGGAAGCATACGGTGGGATCAAGTTCTGCAGGATGCCTTCGATCGATTCGAATCCAGAGAACCGGTGGCTCCGATCATAGTGAGACTTCCGGGCCCCATTCCCAAGGGACAGCTGAGAGAAGTTGTTCGAAGGTTGGAAGCGCTGTTTAACGATCTGTGGGGTCAGAGTACGTCTGAGATCGAAGATGTTGGACCTAGGGTGAACACAGATGCACTTGTGAAGGGGATCAAGGAAGTGATGGAAAAAGAGAAGGAAGCAAAAGAAGAAGTGGTTTCTGATATGACAAATGTAAAGAGTGTACTGAAGGAAGTGGATGACGCAACTAAACAAAGTGAACTGCTCAAAGAAGTGGGTGACTACTTGAATAATAAGACAGAGGAATCTTCACAAAAGATGAATGATAGGGAGCAGTCTGTCAAACAACCACCACCGCTCGAAGATGAACCAATCGAGCAACCAGTGTCGTCTACGACGACCGAAGTTCCAGATTCCAGAAGTGGCTCGAATGTGGATGAGATGGAACCGCCTCCGAATCCGATTGCCGGCATTAGTGCCATTCTGAAGGAAGAGGCGAGAAAACTAACTGAAAAAGAGCCAGAGAAATCGTCTGAGGAGCAACTGAAGGAACAGGTGCAGCAGCTGAAGGCGTCGCTGAAGGATCTTGTTGGTGTCATCGATCAGATCATCGAAAGTG GTGCCGTGTCGAAGTCGTTGGTGGATCAGGTGGATGAGGTCATTCCAGAGGCGTTGGTAGCTGCCGATGAAATCGCGTCACAAATTGGTGCGAAGACGTAG